A window of Cyclopterus lumpus isolate fCycLum1 chromosome 10, fCycLum1.pri, whole genome shotgun sequence genomic DNA:
ATTGCATGAATGATTTTAATGAGCCAAAGACACTTTTTCCTCATTGTCATGTCTTCCGAGGACAACACACAATAGATATTTATTGGTAgtagaagtttttttttcaggtgCCTTACCGGGACTGAGTACTTGTTAATCCTGTAAGTCTTTTGGACAGATAATAACCTCTAATATAATGCCACTATTTTGAACAAAACTGCCttgacatttatattattttctgcCGGTTTGCACTGTAACATTGATCAAATTTGAACTGGAATTAAATCTGATTTTCTTGTTTAATCTTTTTGTGGAAGTCCTTCACTGAACAGGTTACCTTACTTGTTACCTCACATCATGCATTGTGTCATGTATGTCTTGAATAAATCTTTGAAGTTTCCAATGATAGAAGTATTAAAATCGTTATAAGTATGAGTAATGCCACAATGTAGAACTAGGCCATTACAAGTAAGAAGTCTAgcttacttaagtaaaagtagtaatTGTATTATCCACAATATATACTCTACATATTAAAAGTACATATTAATCAGGGTGCTATATGTACAACATTGGattatattattgatttattaacaTGTAACTGGCATTTTAATGGAGCTGACTTAGACAGAGCTCAGTTTAAGTTTAAGTAGGTTAATTTCTTGTAATATATCCTATTCTTAAGGTGATCAcatgttttgtatgtaaaatCGGTGAACTTCTTAGTTACATTAGCTGTCCGATACATGTAATAGTATATTAGTGGGGTAAAAAGTACGACTGAAGTTTAGTGACGTAATGTTATAAGTATAAAATGGAAATAGTAAGCTACACGTACCTCAAGCctgctgaagtaaagtacttgtttattttactttccACTACTTGAAGTTACTATATAGTAAATGAGCCGAAATGTACAGCAAAGCGTATGATTTTATTAAGACATATATGCGGAAAGTCCGAAGTGCGTTTGTTTCTGTCAGTGCTGCTTCCAACGTAGCACCAAATAGACCGGATGTTGTCTGAATGTCAAAGATGGCGCTCCGCATGTCACGGTGAATTCTTATCGGATAGCGAGAGTCAAATACTTCATATGTTTAAGGAcatgatgtactgtatgttgtaCGGCAGCACATTGACCagactttaagacttttaatTTATGAAGTGAACACAATTGAGGAGGAGATGGCTTCCTGTTTACGGCTGCTGTTTAGGCAAATTCGACGTCCAATTGTGGCTACAAATCAGACGGGTAATGTCAAGATATTTTCATCACAGCTGTTTTACCTTCATGCATCATCATTTGGTAACGTTGTCCAACACGCTGTAGTTTCTCCGTAGCTGCTGTTTTATTAATCCGCTTGTGTGTCACCCAGCTCGGTGTCTGAGTCAGGCAGCCTCTCAGCCGGAGCCCTGCTCGGAGGAAAACGAAGCCGTGAACCCGACCTTTGTGAACAGAAACCCCCGGAACTTGGAGCAGCTGGCTCTGGCTGTGAAGGACCGGGGCTGGAAGACGACCTGGCCACACCGGGAGTTCTACCACAggtctgcgcgtgtgtgtgtgtatgaataaacaaaataaggaacactttgtattcttttaaaCAGGTGCATCGTTACAGCTTTTATGTAAAATCATGAATCAAGGGTTTCATGTTCCTGCTGATGTCCGTCACACTCTCAAACAAATACTGTTAATTGAATCTGTAATTCAAAAATAGTTCCTGTAAGAAATCTGATGCAATAGTGATTTTTTAGTCCAGACGTCTGGCATGGACTCATTAAACCGCATTAAAAGGTGACTGTGCATACACGGCCTTAACATAGCCTGTTGAAGCTGACTGAGACCTGAATAGTTACAGAAATATTCCCTCTTACTTCTGTTTGACTCGTGTTTTCAGGTTGGAGTTTTCTCGCACCCAGCATCATGTGACGGCACACGTGTTCTCCAGCAGCTCTCCTGTCCCAGTGCTTTCCTGCTCCACCAAGGAGTGGGCGCTGAAGAAGGAGCTGGCTTCCACAAGATGCGTGGCAGCATGTCAGGCTGTGGGCGAGGTGCTGGCTCAACGATGCCAGCAGGCTGGCATCACCAGGATGGTGTACAGGGCGATTCCCTGGACGTACCGCTCTGACGCTGTAAGTACATGCAGCACAAACGGCTGTtagtacatttatttgtacGTCTTTTCCCCccttaaattatgtttttctctTCCTGACTTCTTTTCCAGGTACAGTCATTCAGGGCGGCAATGAAAGAGGGAGGAATCACCCTTAGTGAACCCAGAAGAAAATACATTGGCACCTGAATTGATGTCATCTATCACATCtgttgttatttaaaaaagccCTCTGTATCCCTTACTCTCTGCTCTTTTGTGAATTAAGACTGTATTGTTATTAAGATGACCAGCAATTCAGTAAATGACAatttaaagagaaacaaaatgagtgGCGAAAGTACGGTTGCTTGTCCCTGTGGTTTGTTTCTTGTGGATAAAATGTGAGGTCGTAGTAAACTCCTGCCCGACACCTCAAAACAATATGAGTATCAGATTATGTTTCAATTATAGAGGTGTGCTTTTACTTAATATATGATGGTATGTTGACAAAGTTCAGGCCATCACTTTGATTAGGAAACTTTGTACAAATGCATAAAGGTGATTGAGTAAAGTACAAGGTGTAAAGTGagtaaaatgcatttatttatttttgtataaaataaatagaattatATTTTACTGATTTTTATACTTTGAGTTCTATCAAAATCTAAATTGTAAATACAAGTCAAGATTTCAAAATGTATCTCCACTAACTAAATATACTTTATAGTCTTCTTAAATCCATACTCTCCCCTAATTTGCTACAACTTAGAAGTataagaaatagaaaataaaaattgaATAAGACATAAGCACCATTCCCTActtcttattttttaataatgcatgtcttatttacatctttttttcaggaCAGACCGGGCTATAATAGTAAGTGTGCTACTTAAATGtcacacaaatgcaaaaataGTAATATCACTatcaaaacaagtaaaaaacaaaaatgtatattggaAATTTAGATATTTATTCAAATCACACATACCACAATAAGACCTTTGACTTGTGAAATGTGAATACAGGGAAAATATACATTGCAGCCAATGCAGATCAAAAACAGATTATATTACAGAAGCCATATAATATGTGTAAAAAAACGAGtaacaaatatatatgcatatattatGTATACAGTGTTCAGTATGGCTTGGGTTCAAATTGTACAATTAGTGCCCAAAGAATAATCTATTCAATATTTATTACAATCACAATATTCTCGTCATTATTTTGGTTGCTACCCAAACAGCACAGATCTACACAATAGCAGGATGGAGAAGTACTGTacagtgattttttttcatgACATTCGTTggacatactatactattactTATTTGACATAATATACCATGATTTATTTCGCCATACAATGCTATCTAATTTTGTTCACAATCTATTTTACTTCTTTCGATATGCTATATACTagttttgtattactttttctGACATACTTTATTAGGAATTTATTCTAATTTTTTCATAGTATTTCTTCCACATACTAAACTAACTTTTATTTAGCCACatatgacttgtaattacttttttgacattctatattttcacttttttatgactttttctACATACTATTGTGACTTTTTTATGACTTCTTTGGACATAATTTACTACGACTATGAAAAGCTGCTTGCTTCATATTCAACCCCTGATGTACAGGCTAATTTCTGTTGaactttattctatttttttaatagggcacattgtgatttaaaaaatatatttttgtattatttggtaGAAGTGAAGCCAGGGTTATTTGTCACTCTACATCTAATCCACCTCTGAGGTCAGATCCTTAATTTTGGCATCAAATGGATCCAGGTTTCTGCCTTATATTttgaaatacataaatgcaGCATTTTGTCCGTATTAAAAGTAGGATTGGATTACAAAAATCTGAATTACAAAATTATCAAAAATCTTTGGATCTGTTTTTTCAATACCCAATTTCCAGATCAAATCAGAATGTAAATCCGATCCAACCAATATAATCCTGTGagatcattttttaaatggacatcAGAGATAAAGATTTTGTTGGCAGTGTAAATCACACTAAATTATGTCCTGCCTTCTGACAAGGTGACATCTGGGGTATTATTTAATCCGGAAACAAAGTGTTTGGTTCGAGtatgatcatttattttgttcactCATAGTGTTTGTTGTAAACAGGAGTGAGGTGCAGACATTGGAGAGCTTAAAACAAGAAGGCGTAGAGATGTGGACACGATTTAAAGAGTTTTTCATAGTACAGTGTGGTGTTGGCTCAGCCAGTGGGGACAGTGTCTGTGTTGGGGTTATAAAGTGCAGGTGAAATTAAGTAAATAGGCTTTAGCTTGGGTTCACTGGATACAAATATTACCAGCATGAACAGACTATTCCACATCAGCATCCAGTGATCATAAGTCTGAAAACAGTATTTTGAATAATTGATCTCAATCCAATACATGAGAAAACCCTGAACATGTTGCTCTCACATGTTGGtataaaaaacacataacaTGCACCCAGTAATAATTAGTTGATACAtctatactgtgtgtatatgcatacaCAGTCACATTTATACTGTAATCAGAGAAACAGCACAATACAATAGGCAGCCACCTCCTCATAGTAAAAACACAACGTCATTCATATTCCGTATTTCATTCTCAGGTTGAAGGCACTCATACACCTGGTGTTTAAATAAAATGGGTgacattgttttttaacataCTGACATGATACATATTTGTAATTGAATATAATAATTGGCACACACTGTTTGGCAAAGAGGCCTGTGCCATGAAACTGGCCCTGACTTGATCCGTGATGCACAGCTTAAATAAAGTGAAATCCATTCATCTGTGGACAATTAACATGAGAGAGCAATAAGAGAGAATatgaaaacaaatttaaaaCAGCCTACCTTGGTGTGGCAGCTTACAGCCTCATATttacagaggaaaagaaaaaggagaacagTTATTGCATAGATATCATCTCTGAAGGGGTGATGCGAGAGCTGAAGAAGGGAAGAGGGAACACGGGTGAAGGAGGAGACCAATAGGTCTGAATGTGGTAGGATAtgttctaaaaacacagaaaacaaataataataataataataatagtacagCAATGGACACTGATAATGACTTAATAATCACATATCCTTTCATTGGGATAGCAATATTACAGCAAGATCCTTTTATCAACAGTGCACCATCAGCTATATTATATGCAATGAAACATAAAGTAAAACTTTCATCATCTAAATAATCTGAAATATAAAGCCAAAGCGTATCAGTGTATACGCcatctttttcttcccctctgccTCTTTAAGTGTCGCCCGTCCTCCCGTAACTCGCCGCTCTTCCATCTCCTTGAACACTTTAGGGTTTGCTCTGACTGGCGTCCCTCAGGCTTCGTGGTTCAGGTGAAACATCCACACATGCTCTCTGGTGAATCAGCCCCCGGCGCCCTTGGCTACACATCCGCTGCACTGGAGACCGCCTCGGACTGCCATGCAGCTTTAaagcaacaagaagaagaagggtaGCTTATAGAGCAGCTAAATTAAATAAGAATTGGCATTGAACTAAAACTTCAACAAAGGAAGATAATAATGTCTCTTTTAATCAAAGAAGATCATCTAGTGggattctttttaaaaagatgcaaaaGAAGAACGGCAACAATTGAAATTAAAGTGAAATTGTAAATTGTTGTGCTTTTATCTCCCACCTCTTTCTTGAATAAATGTCAGCACCAGGCTCCTCTAAATGTTCTCAACTTATAAATCCACCATTTGTGTGTACAACATCAAAACTATAAAGAGTTTGAAAGAGACTGGCACTCTGCTTCATTTACCTGTTCACGTCCTTTATCCTCATCACTGATGGACTGCATGAGGGAAAAGAGGTTCATCCTGCCACTGCGATTGACGCTCGGAGCAACCTTGAGATGAGaaggagaaacaaaatgaacatcagaCGGTTTAGCGAAGGAGCCAAAAGAGATGATGCAGATAAGCAGCTTCAGATGATAAGTGAGTGAGTAACGTTGTGTCCGGCAGTCTGCTCACCATGCTCGGTTCATTTATCGTGATAACAGGTGATCCTGTCTGCCCGGGTACCTGGTTGGTTGGCTCTTCAAACACCTGGGTGTGTTTGGGAAGATAAAAGGGttgaacataaacaaaaaaaaatctgcaggATTTAAAGTGCTAATATCATAAAATTGATGTAACTCATTACCTGAATGTCCTCCCCTGGATCATCTTTTTCATCTGGGCTATCTGAATCTTTTTCATCTGGACTatctacatcatcatcatcatcatcacccagCTCatagtcctcctcctcttcctcttcctcttctgacttcctttcctcccctccccccttgcATAATGACTTTTGTCTTTGGTCTCTCGACTTTCGCCTCCAGAGGGTGCTGTGACGCTGCTGGCTGGAATGATGAAGGAACTTACATTACAATCCTCACATGAGCGCCCAAATTAATACCTTTATATTTTCATGTCTGCAAAGCTTTTGCCACGACAGATGACATAATTTTGAGTAGAGACCTTCGTACAGCAATAGGCCTAACACCATGTCTGACCTCGCATTTAGGATGCCGTTGTAGGTTTGCAGCTGTTTCGTGAAGCCTTCATTTGGCTTGATGATGGAGCGGCAATCCCTGACGTAGGTCAACGCCATATCCAGTTGCCAGTGCAGATGCTTCATGGCGTAGGCAATCACCGTGGAAGCAGAGCGAGAAACGCCCATCTTACAGTGCACCAACACAGCCTGTCCACGCTTCCTGCAGTACACAGCAATCAAGAAAAACCCACTCAGTGGTATAGAGACTTTATTGACAAACATTGGAAGGATAATTAACTAAATGGAAATAAAAGTCGACACAGGAGGTCACCTGATCCTCTTTTAGTAGAAGAGGAGATCGGCCTCAATCAGACAGTTTGAGTTAATGCTTTTCAATAAGCGGGAGGTGTTTTGCATGCAGCTTGCATTGCTGAGAGCCTCGTGTGTTTTCAGGAAGAGAACTCAGAGCAGAAGGCATCATGAGCGTTTTATTCTGATTGTGGCGACCTTTGCTGGATACTCATGACTTTACCTATGATAGTTGTCATGATATGAAGAGAAATCAGCAGGCCTGAGGCTGATGCTGGAAACACAGAGCTGTTTTATACGAGTTTACTACTTGAGCTTTTGGGTAATGTGTACTATTAACTATTAGGTTACATACAGTTCATGGTGATGTGGTTGATGATACAAATGTGATAGCAATATACTTGTCAACAACTGTAATCTGCACAGGATAGCACAGTGCCTTTTCACAAGTTTGGGTTTTAGGTGCCTTCAAATGTTTGGGGTTACCTGGCAGTGTTGATGAACTTGTATGTGTCTGTCCAGTGAGGGAGAAGGTCGCTGGCTTCCACATCGTATAATCTGATGTTCATATAAGTGAAGGACTCTGGGAAAAAGTTGTCAATCTCCCTCGTCACATTCAGAATATAGCCCACACTGAAAAACATAGACATGAAGTTAGAGCGGTGATTCAGCAATGCACAATTCAGTATTAGCATTGTCATGAGACAATAGGAAataggcaacaacaacaataatacacAGAGCTATAGAAAAATGTTGCAAGTGAAAACACCGACTTGTTTTTCTGCAGCTCCTCAATGTTAGCTGCGTTCCACTCAGAGCCCTGAAACCAGATAAAAGAAATAGAGGTTCAGTCGAGGGCAAAAAGGAAAGGGCCAACAGATTTGTCTTCCCTATCGCTGTCAACACAGCTGTCTCACAAAAGGGAAGTTATGGTCACATGTCAACATCCTGGGGATGGCTCACTTCCGTCAGTTTATTGACTAAAGCATAGGAAAGACTTCTTACCATGCTGGTATAAAACGCTCATTACTGTCTTTGAAGCGTTGCAGTCACTCACCAGGTAAAGGTAGTCAAATATTTTGGAGGGTTTGTCCATCTGAGCCATGGTGACCAGGATCTCATTGTCAATGTACTCCTTAAAGGGTCTCATGTCGAAGCCTATCCTGGTCTCTAAAGCAGAGTGCACCTGCAGTGGAAAAGGAAAGATATAAACATACATTCTCTTATTTGTGTAACCTTTTATCTTCTGCCCATGTGTCTTACCATTTTAGATGTGAGGTTTTCCAGGTCTTCAGTCCTCATGATGTCTCTCAGGTGCACTTTGATCAGCCCCTCATTTGAAATTCTCTCTTCTGAACTACCcgtaaaagaaaaagtgaaactTAACACCGagctgacgtgtgtgtgcgcaaggAATGAAAACAGATGAAAACATTCATTTGATTTCCACATTCATAGCAGAGGAATGTAGCTAAATATATTTACTAAAAGTACTACACTTAACTACAGGTTAGAAGCGCTTGCATTTTACTTACCCATCTCCATAACTGTCCCTGCGGACCGACTCCAAGTCGTTTAGGGCCTCCCACTCGTTTAGGCAGAGGCGGTCTGACTCGGTCTGCTGGTGGTAGTGTTGGGCCCACTCCAGGCCATTGCCTGGGATCACCGCTGCATTGACCGCCCTCTCACAGCACCCATGCAAAACCTGCAGCACTGACCTTACCgcggaggagaggacagaataGATTTAAAGTGAGGTAACACATGTCGTTGTAGATGAGGTGCTTTAGGATGTGATGTGCTGGATGCCATAGTAAGGACATTAATGTTTTAACTCAACTCACCACATGGTCTGCATGGAAACGGGCTTAAAGATTCGGATCTCTTCAGCTGTGGTCACGCTAAAACCGCTGTGGAAAGGACAGAGAAGTAAAGAAGTGTGAGCTACAATTTTAAGAATTTAAAACTGAGGAAGTAACACGGATAAGAAGCATTATTGGACTAAAACGAAGAAGGCAGAACGATTATTCAGTGTAAATTCGTGATGGCTCTTGTAACACAAGAATAAAAATGTGACAACGGCGAGTAGGAAGTGTGAACCAGCCTCATGAGGGTGAACATGCTGGGGTGACATGGCAGCAGATTAGAGTCTCTTTTTTGACCCTTTGCACATGACAGCAGATTAGTTTAAACACAGCAGTCCACAGCAGAGCTTGACTGTTTCTAGAGCTGCCGACTCTCAGTTCCACGGCACCCTTCTCTACGTCCTCCTCTAAGCAACGATAGCTAAGAAACACACTGTAATGAGTGACCACAAACCAcaaaatcattttaattagagCATAGCTGGTTGTCATGGTCACAAAGATTTTCACTAAAATTGAGTCGGAGTAGACGACTGGGGTTCTGGATGCACTATAACCCGCTAAACTCTCACCAACCATTTTGTTACTGATACAGAAAGAAGCTCACCGTACATGACTTTCATTTCAATGCAAAAACACATGATCTCCACGCTTATGTAAGGGTCTAAATGATGGATAGGAGCAGTTGTAATTCATGGAGAATGATTCAGCTCCACAAATAGAAAACATTACTCATTCACATTATTTCTGGCCAGAATCCCAGACATCAGCCTGCACCGTATGTGCTGCAGCCTCACAAACTTGTTGCTTTATTCCTCattaagacatttttttttttcttacccgTCTCCATCCAGATACACCTGTGTGTCGCTCCATATTGGCAGAACCAGGCCAATGGTGCACTGATCGCTGCAAAGAGGCCAAAGAAATACAAGACaaggaaatacattttacttgaCAAAGCTAAACCAGCAATTATTAACTGGGGAAATCGTATCTTTGTGACACCAGTATGCCTGCATCTTGGTTACACACACCTCTCTGGGTTGGGGAAATCCATGCCCAGCAGGATGCTCTCTTGTTTGTTGCCGAGGGTGGAGATAACGATCAGATACCTGACTCTGACCGAGCTGACGGACTCCAACTGCACCGCCTGCATGACAGAGTGCAGAGGGGACAAAGGATGTGTGAGACCgaaaggagacaaaagaggagtGAGGCCCAGAACAATTTATGTATTTTCTATGCAACATGTTGCAATTTCCTCTGAAGTATGACATTACCCATCAAACCAAATAAACCTCATTAGACACAGTGGAACATATCCTGTTCAGCATAGTTTCCTTGGCCTTTCTGGTCAAATCTAATTACAaaagtcaatgttgtgtttcaagaGAAACACAGATACTGGTTATAGTCCACACCTGTTCTATGTTCACATGTTTTAACCCATAAACTCCAAATCCCAATATACTTTAAAGCTTGGGTCGGTAACGtcgtaaaaaacaacaacaagggtATGATTTTTAAATTATCCAACCGAAAAACCCAGCCCGGTGTTGCTAattcttttccaatgaaagcaGCTAGCAGCCCGAGATCCAAACATTTCTAAATCTAGCGACAAAGTCACAAAGTCGGCAAAACTGACAGCCGGTCCCTCCAGGCCTCTGTCCACAGCCACTACCCCAAAATTATCATTCTGAGCGTTAACACGAACATGATTATTGTTAGAACTCACAGCTTCGAGCTACCCGCTTATTAGTCAGTTGTTTCATCAAGTTCCACATTGATGCGATGGCAACACAGCTGAAAGTAAGGTGGCGTATTCAACTCCTCACAGGAAGGTATTAACCCCACCTTTACCTgagatataattatattatacagATTGATAGGAAACATGCTCGTAAACATGAGGCCTCACCAGCTTAATGGTATCGTCTGGTCGGAGCTGTTCAACCATGGCGTGAAGGTGTCTGCGCCTTGTGTCTGGAGCTTCACCGTCTTCCTttagaggagaaggtggagtgGGACAAGTCCCCTCATCAAGGCTCACCCTCTCGCCCTCCTCCAGCAGAAGGACTGCCCCCTTCACCAGGGCAAAGCTCTCCCTGAAGATGGACAGAGATCACTTTGTATTATGTCGTTGTCACCCACAGAATCATCCTTTCAGGACTGTAATTAGACGGAAATTCAAAGATAACACAGGTGTACATCTACCTTTTCTGAAGTCTCCCTCTTCTTTGGAGGGTTTCATCCTTAAAAGAATCAAATCAAGTAAATCCCAAGAAAGCCTCATCAAGaagacaaaaatgtatttagcttttgtttgtgtgtgattcagTTTCTCAGACTTTTTGGGTTCAATGAAGAAgatttatataattaaattgttttatccCACGGTATGTTCTTAACATTCCAGCAGACTGTACATTTATGTTGCATGGACTGTAATTGCAGAAAAGggttgagatatatatatatatatatatatatatatatatatatatatatatatatatacacacactcattccaAAGAAAGTAATACACAATTTGAGTCAACGTTAGTTTTCAATGTTCCCGGAGCGGCACATTTCTAACTAGACGAGAACTAAAGTGttgacacattaacacattttctgGGAACAttggaggcagtgtgtgtgatgtcttcCCTGTTGAGAAGAGTGGACTCAAAAGGACGGAAAAATGTTTCAGTAATTCCTCGGGTGAAATGTGGTGCAACACAGATAATGTGCAGTGGAAGACTGAAGTGAGGAGACAGCCACAAAGAGTGATATTTAAGCACAGTGAAAAGGACACTAAGAGGTTTcagggtaaaaaataaaaagtattggTAGTGGAATTATAGAAGGATAAGAAGttaaggagaggggaggggcgaagaaacaagagaggataGCCGTCGTAACAAGGGTATACAGAGAAAGAAATTTGAGACAGTAACATTACCTGTTATGCAACTGACAAGTCCAGACAgagtcaagaaaaaaaagaagaaattaaagaGGAGAAGTGGGCAGGAGCCAGGAGAGGAACGATGAGggtttgaagaaagaaaaaaaaaaaggagagaacacGTGTTAAGATAGCAGAGTGATTAGACACTGACAAAATATGCAAAAAATGAGTCGGACCCACAGTCAGGTCCTTTATGGTTTAGTTGGCAATGACAAAGACCAGAAGAAAAGCCAGGCCTTGGATGTCAAGTTAAATCATCTTCATGATAGAGTGAGATAATGAGAGAAGATAAAGTTAAAGACAGCGGCTAATGATACAGTGCTTATATGATTATATGTATCCAATGAAAAACTAAAGAGGCAGTGAGCATTTAGACAAACAAAGGGTGATCCAATCACTGTCTGACATCACTGCAATGAATGTGAATGGCactttgatgatgatgactatATCTGTGGCATGTTAGCCCTGAAAGCCCAGCAACGCAGTCACTTTCCAGGCATAAATAGTAAAACTAAACAGCCTCATTCCTTTTTTAGGCAAATGTAGTGATGAGGGACACATCCAGGAATGGCTGCTCTTTACACAGAGCGTAGAGGGTCCAG
This region includes:
- the mrpl18 gene encoding 39S ribosomal protein L18, mitochondrial; this encodes MASCLRLLFRQIRRPIVATNQTARCLSQAASQPEPCSEENEAVNPTFVNRNPRNLEQLALAVKDRGWKTTWPHREFYHRLEFSRTQHHVTAHVFSSSSPVPVLSCSTKEWALKKELASTRCVAACQAVGEVLAQRCQQAGITRMVYRAIPWTYRSDAVQSFRAAMKEGGITLSEPRRKYIGT
- the si:ch211-203d1.3 gene encoding protein phosphatase Slingshot homolog 3, which encodes MALLTLHRLPSISTSPDETLQRRGRLQKRESFALVKGAVLLLEEGERVSLDEGTCPTPPSPLKEDGEAPDTRRRHLHAMVEQLRPDDTIKLAVQLESVSSVRVRYLIVISTLGNKQESILLGMDFPNPESDQCTIGLVLPIWSDTQVYLDGDGGFSVTTAEEIRIFKPVSMQTMWSVLQVLHGCCERAVNAAVIPGNGLEWAQHYHQQTESDRLCLNEWEALNDLESVRRDSYGDGSEERISNEGLIKVHLRDIMRTEDLENLTSKMVHSALETRIGFDMRPFKEYIDNEILVTMAQMDKPSKIFDYLYLGSEWNAANIEELQKNNVGYILNVTREIDNFFPESFTYMNIRLYDVEASDLLPHWTDTYKFINTARKRGQAVLVHCKMGVSRSASTVIAYAMKHLHWQLDMALTYVRDCRSIIKPNEGFTKQLQTYNGILNASQQRHSTLWRRKSRDQRQKSLCKGGGEERKSEEEEEEEEDYELGDDDDDDVDSPDEKDSDSPDEKDDPGEDIQVFEEPTNQVPGQTGSPVITINEPSMVAPSVNRSGRMNLFSLMQSISDEDKGREQLHGSPRRSPVQRMCSQGRRGLIHQRACVDVSPEPRSLRDASQSKP